A genome region from Anastrepha ludens isolate Willacy chromosome 3, idAnaLude1.1, whole genome shotgun sequence includes the following:
- the LOC128857725 gene encoding E3 SUMO-protein ligase ZBED1-like has protein sequence MDKFLTSSQKDHDTSPTSSNEPSCSKSEPEPKRKKCISAVWTHFDKLQTKQLAKCHYCGKEYKTSGNTSNLLEHLKRAHPLAQQVNNETTSSQLERYFTRTDVYGPTSSKKEAIDKAIAAMVATDLQPFSVVEDIGLRNLMRVVDPRYVMPCRKTLRDTHIKNMNESMTEKLKGILDSVDSCAITTDAWTSRANVSYLTVTCHFILNFELKTAVLSTKPLMDETNHSSLNIANTWREICDEWKVFDKLHTIVTDNAASMIKACFKSGKCAKRFKNHKKNSVLF, from the exons ATGGACAAGTTTTTGACCTCATCCC aaaaagatcATGATACCTCTCCAACATCATCAAATGAACCATCTTGTTCAAAATCTGAACCGGAGCCTAAGCGCAAAAAGTGTATTTCCGCAGTGTGGACACATTTTGACAAATTGCAAACCAAACAACTTGCAAAATGTCATTATTGTGGCAAAGAATATAAGACAAGCGGAAACACGTCCAACTTGTTAGAGCACTTAAAACGGGCCCACCCTCTTGCCCAGCAAGTTAATAACGAAACCACGTCTTCTCAGTTAGAGCGATATTTTACACGGACAGACGTTTACGGTCCAACATCTTCCAAAAAGGAAGCAattgacaaagccattgctGCAATGGTCGCAACGGATTTGCAACCATTTAGCGTTGTCGAAGATATTGGACTTAGAAACTTGATGAGGGTGGTGGACCCTAGATACGTCATGCCCTGTCGAAAAACTCTGCGGGACacgcatattaaaaatatgaacgAGAGTATGACGGAGAAATTGAAGGGCATTCTTGACTCCGTTGACTCGTGCGCTATCACAACAGATGCATGGACATCTCGTGCAAATGTTAGTTATCTAACTGTAACGTGtcactttattttaaatttcgagCTTAAGACGGCAGTGCTATCTACAAAGCCACTAATGGATGAGACAAACCATTCAAGTCTAAATATTGCCAACACATGGCGTGAAATATGCGATGAGTGGAAAGTGTTCGACAAACTGCACACCATTGTGACCGACAACGCAGCATCTATGATTAAAGC ATGCTTTAAATCTGGAAAATGTGCAAAACgttttaaaaatcacaaaaagaaTAGTGTCCTATTTTAA
- the LOC128859104 gene encoding uncharacterized protein LOC128859104 yields MLMLEGEVHNIIQDVRSKNSTEELPRNEETPFLFKCMAGKIKEKNKSSRADSIITIRQYMEQRNALHDSDPLQYWQINKEHLFALGQCAIKFLCIPASSAESERTFSKTGAIVTERRACLKPKQVNTLVFINKNQWLL; encoded by the exons ATGTTGATGTTGGAGGGAGAGGTTCATAATATAATACAGGACGTGAGATCTAAAAATTCCACAGAGGAACTGCCAAGGAATGAGGAGactccatttttatttaaatgcatggcaggaaaaataaaagaaaaaaacaaaagttcacGGGCGGACTCAATTATTACCATTCGCCAATATATGGAGCAGCGCAATGCTCTTCATGACAGCGATCCGCTCCAATATTGGCAG ATTAACAAGGAACATTTATTTGCACTTGGACAATGCGCAATAAAATTCTTGTGTATACCAGCAAGTTCAGCTGAATCAGAGCGCACATTTAGTAAAACAGGAGCTATTGTGACGGAACGGAGAGCATGTTTAAAACCTAAACAAGTGAACACATtggtttttattaacaaaaatcaatggCTACTTTAA